The Sabethes cyaneus chromosome 1, idSabCyanKW18_F2, whole genome shotgun sequence DNA segment CAAAGCAGTACAAACCACTAGATTTATCCTGacgttctgttttcttttctcctTCCCAGGTGCCGGTCGTTCCGACGATCGTGAACGTGGACGACGATCTGCTGGTTCCGTCGTCACCGCCGAGACGCCTGAGCCGCAGCAGTATCGATCTGCGCGACTTGGAGTACAAAAACGAGACAACCGTCATCAAAAGTTCGGACTCGGTCAGTTCGATCTTTCCGCTGAACTTCGAGAACAATCTGCGCTATGCGGGAAGCGAACCGATCCAGGTGAAGGAAAACCAACAACGACGACCGTCGCGCAAGGAAAGCTTCAAGCAGATCAATTTCTTCCAGCCGTTCTTTTCGAGGAACAGTTTGCTCAAGTCGTACATCAAAAGTGGCAGCAATGTTGGCAGCAATCTTAACAATAGCAATAATCGGGATGGATCAGTTAGTACTagtatcaacaacaacaaccggaCAGCTTCGGAGAAGAAGCTGAACAATAAGAACAATGACAATCGCTCCAACAACAATATCATCGACCTAATTAATGTGACATCCTCTCTGAATAAGCCCAGTCTaatggtggacaaggaggtcAATACGCACAAGCGGCACCAGATGGCAGCCAGTGAGTCGGATTTCCTAACCATGATCCAGAAGCAAAGGTCGCAGCGGTTGGGGCTGTTGAAAAATAATGCCAGTTTAAAGAATAGTAGTCACAAGGCTGGCGCGCGGGATGACCAATTGATCTATGCGTTGAGCGACTCCGACTTTACGGCTGCACTGCACGGTGATGAAGCAATCATGAAGtgtattaaaaatttaaaagctTGCGCTGAACAGAGAGATGGTATATTTAAAATAGTTCTGAACAGTGAAGGTGGAACTGTTGCCGCAACTACAGCTGGCATCAACGATACTCCGGACATTCTAATCGGCTGTTTCGATCATGGGTTCGGTAGCACTAGTCCTAAAGAAATTTTATCGGGTCGAGTGGAGGAAAGCGCTTTCATCAAATCATCCAATCTAAAAGTTGTGAATAGTAGTAATAGTGTAAACCAAAGCAGCACAGTAATTGATAGCAATTTAAACCACGATGAAAATAACTATGTGATAGATTTAATATCGACACTGGCGTCGGCCGGATCTCCTCCGCATTCGGCGGGTTTGCTGCCGGAGACGATTTCCCGCGAGAACGAACGTCTCAAGGCTAGCGATAAACAGGGTGGCGTATTCGACAACCTAAAACCGCTGACGGTGCTACACGATTCCGTAAGTCCGGTCAACATATTAAGCGACGCGTCAACCATATCGTTGGATCTAGTGTCAACAAGTCCCTGCACAAAACTGAATGTTCCTACCGCTGCCAACGCTCCTGTTCCTGTTGTTGCTGCCGCAATTGAAGAGAGTGTCAACCCCGTAGATCATCCCATGGATCCTCTGGCCGTCAATAATCCCGATATTATTATCGAAAACATCCGAAATGATAGCCTGATAGCCAATCAACtaccgcagcagcagcaccaacaACAagcacaacaacagcagcagcagcaggtatCGGCGGCCACTTCGACGACGGCGGTCCTGCCACCGTCGATAATGACCACGTCTCCTGTGCACCCGGCCGGTCTGCAGAGGAAGCGACAATCGTCCACCGTAACGTACAACATCAATGTAATCAATTTCAGCGACAATCCCGACGATGATCAGAGCAGTTATCAGATGAACAACCGGAGCGTGGGTGCGGGCGCTGCTTCCGGGGCCGGTGCCCGGTCCAACAGTTCCACGAGTAAGTACTCGAGTAGCTTTGTTTTTCGGCTGACTCTGTGTATTTACCTTCAATTGGTGGTATACCTTATGtttacctttttttttgtttcgttttcgtaCTTGCGGTGTGTCTAGATGTACGCTAATTAACTACTCCTGTTTAGTTTTCTCACTGGATATACTTCCTCTCCTCCATTGAGTTTGCTTGTAGATTGCTACTTTCATACATATCACATTGAGTGTCTATTCGGTTTGGTATAAAAATAGAGTCCGGAAAAAAGGTGGTTCATTCATCGAGAGGTGTGTTTAAATGTTATTTGGTGCAATATGTCTTGCTTGATGGGATACAGGTCAACCGGAAATTTCATTTTCATCGAACATTAGAACGTAAGTGCAGAAGAAAATTAGAGCACAAATTGTTTTAAGCCATTTATTATGAATGATATATCGGTATATGGGAGTATTGGGACCCAAAATCCAGTACCGAAATCTTGAGGCCTTTTTGTTTTCAAGTTTTTTAAGACATAAGACTTGAATACAATAGTTATGTGGAGCACGCTGGCTGACCCAGGCCTAAACAGAAGGTGTGACTTATATATATTAAAAGTATGTTTTGGTTtataaatcaaatatttttgGGATAACAGATTTGTTTTTGTACTACATATTAGTTTACTTATCGTGAAAACATTGATCGACTAGCTTAAAAACTGTGGTTACGAGTGGACTGAAAATTTGAGTTTTGGATTAGGGTTGGTAAACAACTAATACGTACCGTCGTCCGTACCTTGCGCGCATGTAGACATAAAATAAGCCGGACAATGattcttagcctcttatccagtaacTCCTACCGCTACTACCTCCCGGTACCAGCCGGGATGCGAGCAACCTTAGTgcagatcgggtaaccaactccgGTGGATACTAAAGTCGAATGGGGAAGGGGGAATCATCGTCCTCGTGTCAGTGTGTGACGCTAAACAGTACTGTCACGATGGTCCTCTGGCGACACAAAGGGTTAGTGCAGGCCTTTTGACAACGatcgtgactatggcacaatacctgtcacTCCGCCTTTTCTgtctcataggcttctcggccttCGCTATGACGAACTTGATGGCATCGACGGTGGCCTTCGCTATGACGAACTTGATGGCATCGACGGTGGCCTTCGCTATGACGAACTTGATGGCATCGACGGTGGCCTTCCTCTTGCGGAATCTAAACTGCGTCCTTGCCAGCTCGGTATCGCAACAGGCGGTAGCCTATTCAGA contains these protein-coding regions:
- the LOC128745546 gene encoding octopamine receptor beta-3R-like, whose translation is MVRSLKTALGNAHRNNRTQNDGDLATLRVITNYFVVSLAMADMLVALCAMTFNASVELSGRWLFGPFMCDVWNSLDVYFSTASILHLCCISVDRYFAIVRPLEYPLYMTQRTVGFMLANVWMLPALISFTPIFLGWYTTAEHLETLKDNPELCIFVVNKSYALISSSISFWIPGIVMVTMYYRIYKEAVRQRKALSRTSSNILLNSVQINNSNTLHANYHHRNHHLRASDCDFGIDMKDIQHDTHSELSDLDVPVVPTIVNVDDDLLVPSSPPRRLSRSSIDLRDLEYKNETTVIKSSDSVSSIFPLNFENNLRYAGSEPIQVKENQQRRPSRKESFKQINFFQPFFSRNSLLKSYIKSGSNVGSNLNNSNNRDGSVSTSINNNNRTASEKKLNNKNNDNRSNNNIIDLINVTSSLNKPSLMVDKEVNTHKRHQMAASESDFLTMIQKQRSQRLGLLKNNASLKNSSHKAGARDDQLIYALSDSDFTAALHGDEAIMKCIKNLKACAEQRDGIFKIVLNSEGGTVAATTAGINDTPDILIGCFDHGFGSTSPKEILSGRVEESAFIKSSNLKVVNSSNSVNQSSTVIDSNLNHDENNYVIDLISTLASAGSPPHSAGLLPETISRENERLKASDKQGGVFDNLKPLTVLHDSVSPVNILSDASTISLDLVSTSPCTKLNVPTAANAPVPVVAAAIEESVNPVDHPMDPLAVNNPDIIIENIRNDSLIANQLPQQQHQQQAQQQQQQQVSAATSTTAVLPPSIMTTSPVHPAGLQRKRQSSTVTYNINVINFSDNPDDDQSSYQMNNRSVGAGAASGAGARSNSSTNSSQKYTRRGAICIVINNDNVIHANDTDTDFDERDDIRLGGPGCGGPAGGSGGAGGGGGAVTCRHCCSQGHHDGGSGAANCRHNKFRKIKCLWNHVKRYGFRRAPRRRRNEPCDAAGPGCGTGDGTGTCMDRLTVPSADRLGGSRCGSVGYGEGGTSTRPTKGWRAEHKAARTLGIIMGVFLLCWLPFFLWYVITTLCGEEHCPCPDVVITLLFWIGYFNSTLNPLIYAYFNRDFREAFRNTLQSLLPCFVKKSPYSGHSAYYV